From Novipirellula galeiformis, the proteins below share one genomic window:
- the rho gene encoding transcription termination factor Rho, which translates to MAKKKRTSRGRSGSGNGPSGPHGNGGNNNNGGGNGKPRVRRRRRGGGGGGGGGDRGGQGGGQHNEGEPADIPSDAPLEESLGILELHPNGYGFLRSIENNYARERSDPFVPGTMIEKFGLRQGVYLKAMVQQARRQQGPRVREIVDIDGMAPEAYLEVKNFDSLTAINPEQWLRLECGRKPLTNRVVDLLAPMGKGQRALIVAPPRSGKTVMLQDIATGITQNHPEVKLIVLLVDERPEEVTDMRRNVLGGEVVASSLDMDVESHVRLSQLVIDRAKRLAEMGQDVFLMLDSITRLARAFNKWVGRGGRGGATMSGGLDIKAMDIPKKLFATARAFQEGGSLTIIGTALVDTNSRMDEAIFQEFKGTGNMELVLDRRLADRRVWPSIDISQSGTRREELLHDEETYEAVTMLRRTLSSMHPVDAMEQLTKQLGRFDSNDEFIKLISGAKTSL; encoded by the coding sequence ATGGCTAAAAAGAAACGGACCAGTCGTGGCCGCAGCGGTTCCGGTAACGGGCCCTCAGGCCCTCACGGCAACGGCGGCAACAATAACAACGGCGGCGGCAACGGAAAACCTCGCGTGCGACGGCGCCGCCGTGGTGGCGGCGGTGGTGGCGGTGGCGGTGACCGGGGCGGCCAAGGTGGCGGACAACACAACGAAGGCGAACCAGCGGACATCCCCAGCGATGCGCCGCTCGAGGAAAGCCTCGGTATCCTTGAATTGCACCCCAATGGATACGGCTTCCTGCGCAGCATCGAAAACAACTATGCCCGCGAACGCAGCGATCCCTTTGTTCCCGGCACGATGATCGAGAAATTTGGACTTCGCCAAGGCGTCTATCTCAAAGCGATGGTCCAACAAGCACGCCGCCAGCAAGGCCCCCGTGTACGTGAAATTGTCGATATTGATGGCATGGCACCCGAGGCGTATCTCGAAGTCAAAAACTTCGACTCCCTGACCGCCATCAACCCCGAACAATGGCTCCGATTGGAATGCGGCCGAAAACCACTGACCAATCGCGTCGTCGACCTACTTGCCCCGATGGGGAAAGGACAACGAGCGCTAATCGTTGCACCGCCACGCAGCGGGAAGACGGTGATGTTGCAAGATATCGCAACAGGAATCACGCAAAACCATCCCGAAGTCAAATTGATCGTACTGTTGGTGGATGAACGCCCCGAGGAAGTCACCGACATGCGCCGCAACGTGTTGGGCGGCGAAGTCGTTGCCAGCAGTTTGGATATGGACGTGGAAAGCCACGTGCGACTCAGCCAACTCGTGATTGATCGGGCGAAACGACTTGCCGAAATGGGGCAAGACGTCTTCCTGATGCTCGATTCGATCACTCGACTTGCCCGCGCGTTCAACAAATGGGTTGGACGCGGCGGACGCGGTGGGGCCACGATGTCAGGTGGATTGGACATCAAAGCGATGGACATCCCCAAGAAGCTATTTGCGACGGCACGTGCATTCCAAGAAGGTGGCTCGTTGACGATCATCGGCACCGCCTTGGTCGACACCAACAGCCGCATGGACGAGGCGATCTTCCAAGAGTTCAAAGGCACCGGCAACATGGAATTGGTGCTCGATCGCCGCCTAGCGGATCGCCGCGTATGGCCATCGATCGACATCAGCCAGAGCGGAACTCGCCGTGAAGAACTGCTTCATGACGAAGAAACCTATGAAGCCGTGACGATGCTACGCCGCACGCTTAGCAGCATGCATCCGGTGGATGCCATGGAACAGCTCACTAAGCAACTGGGGCGATTCGACAGCAATGACGAATTCATCAAGTTGATCAGCGGCGCCAAGACGTCCCTGTAA